One window of Desulfovibrio subterraneus genomic DNA carries:
- a CDS encoding methyl-accepting chemotaxis protein, with the protein MRIGLRLFIGFSLMLLLMAALVAVGWEGQRRLTIAQGVLERRAMLEAELRTMQAGALQFMLEPKPGALDAVLSRSGQLDQSFSAFKMVVEHDVAVRLDKAMRANIEFRGALERWQSVANGRATRVQEAEDAATQFMTLFEELAGKKRDAAFVHPDGYASGDVVNTRLAEMRLVNNVQREFYEARMLSREWMRSGDPKVLEEVRTRMGTVLSLLGDLKETMTAMADKDFADTLLAHGRDYIAALSDLEDSTGLMNDVRSTLALAVADMRDPMTVLADKYEADLDYVHDIGSLTVGGIVAFAVFVALIFTLIISSGVRKRLQRAQNALDALAGGECPVRDPKDSVEDMGQLTDAMQRLALSSADMAECAKAMAEGEWNRPVPVRSENDVLGNALLQLAESGQALREGLARGAAGDFHVVEAPRSGKDETMAALNGLQKFVCVKVGSARNASVAVRDAAGRAMEALKALEARLTGRGAAPAPTGQIGEVLPRLESVNAALKGNAASLRDAGKGADRLAGAVSRLDAEFRSLMGKATFAEDIARQIETLAINVNIEMGRVGDSAGGLAAIVNELRGVVERCREHAAAMGESLYAGRRASDDTAVLIRDVQETLGQGIQEVAAGAAVLEDEMVALRRMASSRTAQARPGERDEELRSLAATMGKAFSGLVMELNTLRSALDAFIIAEGQVPQSSPHSAGRTPSGENADRQSDTQSATVRKPSVRSMPPLRMGKGKDDFSEMEGEEL; encoded by the coding sequence GCGCAGGGCCATGCTTGAGGCGGAACTGCGCACCATGCAGGCAGGGGCGCTGCAGTTCATGCTTGAGCCCAAGCCCGGGGCGCTGGACGCGGTGCTATCGCGCAGCGGCCAGCTGGACCAGTCCTTTTCCGCGTTCAAGATGGTGGTTGAGCATGATGTTGCCGTTCGTCTGGACAAGGCGATGCGGGCGAACATCGAGTTTCGTGGCGCGCTTGAGCGCTGGCAGTCCGTTGCGAATGGCCGCGCAACCCGCGTGCAGGAAGCGGAGGATGCCGCAACCCAGTTCATGACCTTGTTTGAGGAACTGGCCGGAAAGAAAAGAGATGCCGCCTTTGTGCACCCGGACGGGTATGCAAGCGGCGATGTGGTGAATACCCGCCTTGCCGAAATGCGCCTTGTCAACAATGTGCAGCGGGAGTTTTACGAAGCGCGCATGCTTTCGCGTGAATGGATGCGATCGGGCGATCCCAAGGTGCTGGAAGAGGTGCGCACCCGCATGGGAACCGTGCTCAGCCTGCTCGGCGATCTGAAGGAGACCATGACGGCAATGGCCGACAAGGATTTTGCCGATACCCTGCTGGCCCACGGGCGGGATTATATTGCGGCCCTGAGCGATCTTGAGGATTCCACGGGGCTGATGAACGATGTTCGTTCCACCCTTGCATTGGCCGTTGCGGACATGCGTGATCCCATGACCGTGCTTGCAGACAAATACGAGGCAGACCTCGATTATGTTCATGACATAGGTTCGCTGACGGTCGGGGGCATAGTAGCCTTTGCAGTGTTTGTGGCGCTTATTTTCACCCTCATCATCAGTTCGGGCGTGCGCAAGCGGCTGCAGAGGGCACAGAATGCCCTTGATGCGCTTGCTGGCGGCGAATGCCCTGTGCGTGATCCCAAGGACAGCGTCGAGGACATGGGCCAGCTTACGGATGCCATGCAGCGTCTGGCGCTGAGCAGTGCCGACATGGCTGAATGCGCCAAGGCCATGGCCGAAGGGGAGTGGAACAGGCCTGTTCCTGTTCGTTCTGAAAATGATGTTCTGGGCAATGCCCTTCTGCAGCTTGCCGAGAGCGGCCAGGCGCTGCGCGAAGGGCTTGCGCGAGGCGCAGCCGGTGACTTCCATGTTGTTGAGGCTCCCCGTTCCGGCAAGGACGAAACCATGGCGGCGCTGAACGGCCTGCAGAAGTTTGTCTGCGTGAAGGTCGGTTCTGCCCGCAATGCGTCCGTAGCTGTGCGCGATGCGGCAGGCAGGGCCATGGAGGCCCTCAAGGCGCTGGAAGCGAGGCTCACAGGACGCGGTGCTGCCCCCGCACCCACAGGTCAGATCGGAGAGGTGCTGCCCAGACTTGAGTCTGTGAATGCAGCCCTGAAAGGGAACGCAGCCAGCCTCAGGGATGCAGGCAAGGGCGCAGACAGGCTTGCGGGTGCTGTTTCCCGGCTTGATGCTGAGTTCCGTTCTCTCATGGGCAAGGCTACCTTTGCAGAAGACATTGCCAGACAGATAGAAACGCTGGCCATCAACGTGAATATCGAGATGGGCAGGGTGGGCGACAGCGCAGGCGGCCTTGCTGCCATTGTCAACGAACTGCGTGGCGTGGTGGAGCGTTGCCGCGAACATGCAGCAGCCATGGGAGAATCACTCTATGCCGGACGCAGGGCTTCTGACGATACCGCTGTGTTAATCCGCGATGTGCAGGAAACGCTGGGGCAGGGCATTCAGGAAGTGGCAGCCGGTGCCGCCGTTCTTGAAGACGAGATGGTTGCTCTGCGGCGCATGGCTTCCTCGCGCACGGCGCAGGCCCGCCCGGGTGAACGTGATGAAGAGTTGCGCTCTCTCGCTGCAACCATGGGTAAGGCCTTCAGCGGCCTTGTCATGGAACTGAACACCTTGCGGTCTGCCCTTGATGCCTTCATTATTGCCGAAGGGCAGGTGCCTCAATCTTCTCCGCACAGTGCCGGACGTACTCCGTCAGGCGAGAACGCCGACAGGCAGAGTGACACCCAGTCTGCTACTGTCCGGAAACCTTCTGTTCGGTCCATGCCGCCCCTGAGGATGGGGAAAGGGAAGGATGACTTCTCTGAAATGGAAGGAGAAGAACTGTAA
- a CDS encoding GGDEF domain-containing protein, with amino-acid sequence MLDSSISNQPSLPGNNAVDIHNTQLRDTLRSHTCLNLIVFKISDHILMRELYGDDVASNLNSLLRQGIEAALETLNDPETGSIRFFPLEAGEYLLTWPDVGSRQYRLSDAAFTMKLRVQQYLKREMLRLTGREPHLNVGCATYRHKDGECQETDFMHAVRECRILARKGFDLDTLRLSREFKSVLQTRSIQTLYQPIVSFPTGNIMAWEALSRGPENSPFRSPAILFDLAEEMGMLFALERVCRENAIVHADKLAEAQKLFLNIHPRTLTDPSFTPGSTREIIEKVGLKAENIVLEITERHSIRDFSLFYKTLDHYRGQGFQIAIDDAGTGYSGLSTIAELKPNFIKIDMSLIRNIDRDPVRRALLETIVAFADKIDSKVIAEGIETREEASTLLQIGTHYGQGYYLGRPAYPKQQAAVDLSDIRPANQPISLRSSGYSVPVGNLAKPVITVSPNTLVSEIREHFGDNKPNSSIAVAENNVPIGLIMEYHLNRQLSAQYGLALYYKRPAKSVMDAAPLIVDENTPVESTAQMAMQRSQLQAYDDVIVTRDGTLLGLVSVQALLHALAQAQVELAKGTNPLTGLPGNVALENEIECRLRGESRFALIYADLDNFKAYNDTYGFKNGDRIILLLADILTWATKRHGARGDIVAHIGGDDFVCVLDRSTAERICKAVTRCFKRLVRNSYSQADRAKGWILARGRDGVEREFPLISVSLAVIDCQGSCSLQEIGERAAQMKHFAKSIPGNVYVLDRRVPVGAQIGTECHYVDQSSTNDQ; translated from the coding sequence ATGCTGGACAGTTCCATCAGCAACCAGCCTTCTCTGCCCGGCAACAACGCCGTGGACATTCACAACACCCAGCTTCGCGACACACTGCGGAGCCACACATGCCTCAACCTGATCGTCTTCAAGATAAGCGATCACATTCTCATGCGGGAACTCTACGGTGACGATGTTGCATCCAATCTCAACTCCCTGCTGAGACAAGGTATCGAGGCTGCCCTGGAAACCCTGAACGACCCCGAAACCGGCAGCATACGCTTCTTCCCGTTGGAAGCGGGGGAATACCTGCTCACATGGCCGGATGTGGGCTCGCGCCAGTACCGGCTCTCTGATGCAGCATTCACCATGAAGCTGCGCGTCCAGCAGTATCTGAAGCGGGAAATGCTGCGCCTGACAGGAAGAGAACCTCATCTGAACGTGGGGTGCGCCACGTACAGGCACAAGGATGGCGAATGTCAAGAAACCGACTTCATGCATGCCGTGCGTGAATGCCGCATCCTTGCCCGCAAGGGGTTTGATCTGGACACCCTGCGGCTCTCGCGCGAATTCAAATCGGTGTTGCAAACCCGCAGCATACAGACCCTGTATCAACCCATAGTCAGTTTTCCCACCGGCAACATCATGGCATGGGAAGCTTTGAGCCGCGGACCGGAAAATTCCCCGTTCAGATCCCCTGCCATTCTCTTTGACCTTGCGGAAGAAATGGGGATGCTCTTTGCGCTGGAACGCGTGTGCCGCGAAAATGCCATTGTGCATGCCGACAAACTGGCCGAGGCACAAAAACTCTTTCTGAATATTCACCCGCGCACCCTCACCGACCCCAGCTTTACCCCCGGCAGCACGCGGGAGATTATAGAAAAGGTGGGGCTGAAGGCCGAAAACATTGTTCTTGAAATTACAGAGCGCCACTCCATCCGCGATTTCAGCCTGTTCTATAAAACCCTCGACCACTACCGGGGACAGGGTTTCCAGATCGCCATAGACGATGCGGGCACGGGCTATTCCGGCCTTTCCACCATTGCCGAGCTCAAACCCAATTTCATCAAGATCGACATGTCACTGATCAGGAATATAGACAGAGACCCTGTGCGCCGTGCGCTGCTGGAAACCATAGTCGCCTTTGCCGACAAGATAGATTCCAAGGTCATTGCCGAAGGCATAGAAACACGGGAAGAGGCATCAACCCTGCTGCAGATAGGCACGCACTACGGTCAGGGCTATTATCTCGGGCGTCCGGCCTATCCCAAACAACAGGCAGCGGTGGACCTTTCCGACATACGCCCCGCAAACCAGCCCATATCCCTGCGAAGCAGCGGGTATTCCGTTCCTGTAGGCAATCTTGCCAAACCGGTCATAACCGTTTCCCCAAACACGCTCGTCAGTGAAATCCGGGAGCACTTCGGCGACAACAAACCCAACAGCAGCATTGCCGTTGCCGAAAACAACGTCCCCATCGGGCTTATCATGGAATACCACCTCAACCGGCAGCTTTCCGCCCAATATGGACTGGCCCTGTATTACAAACGCCCCGCCAAATCCGTGATGGATGCGGCACCACTCATTGTTGACGAAAACACTCCGGTAGAAAGCACCGCGCAGATGGCCATGCAAAGAAGCCAGCTGCAGGCATACGATGATGTCATCGTCACCAGAGACGGCACACTGCTCGGGCTGGTTTCCGTTCAAGCCCTGCTGCATGCCCTTGCACAGGCGCAGGTGGAGCTGGCCAAAGGCACGAACCCGCTCACCGGACTCCCCGGCAACGTGGCGCTGGAGAACGAAATTGAATGCCGCCTGCGAGGGGAATCCAGATTCGCGCTCATCTATGCCGACCTCGACAACTTCAAGGCATATAACGACACTTACGGCTTCAAAAACGGAGACAGGATCATCCTGCTGCTGGCGGATATTCTCACATGGGCCACAAAACGCCATGGAGCGCGCGGCGACATCGTGGCCCACATAGGCGGAGACGATTTTGTATGCGTCCTCGACCGCAGCACGGCAGAGCGCATCTGCAAGGCCGTTACCCGCTGCTTCAAACGCCTTGTCCGCAACTCCTACAGTCAGGCAGACCGTGCAAAGGGATGGATTCTGGCACGCGGCAGGGATGGTGTGGAAAGGGAATTTCCTCTCATATCGGTTTCACTTGCCGTCATAGACTGTCAGGGAAGCTGCTCCCTGCAGGAGATCGGCGAACGCGCCGCCCAGATGAAGCACTTTGCCAAATCAATACCCGGCAACGTATATGTGCTGGACAGACGGGTGCCGGTGGGCGCGCAAATCGGCACAGAATGCCACTACGTTGATCAGAGTTCCACGAACGACCAATAA